The Platichthys flesus chromosome 10, fPlaFle2.1, whole genome shotgun sequence genome includes a window with the following:
- the ktn1 gene encoding kinectin isoform X4, with the protein MALDIYDSQYLLILAPSLVIALMFLFFWLFMKETSYDEVLARQKRDLKLPPSRPDTRKKNEKKKSKKKESTSGGGSGGGGGESEEDLRDFDIADGANSSTLEGEEETEPVAAPDPSPPTPTPYVAAPVATEAPAGLRERKKKEKKAARAAAAAAAAAAAAATAPSVEEPEVNGSKPVSRKAETPLAASKQSSPPSPQLEVQVQVQVQSAPVQAQTPPQISGKKERRKKQKTEHVDEQQPEVKAEQAPAPVKKEAPIVAETKVPDGATPTVTAGKKKNSAKKQKAEHVDDAHVLVDSAASANHQAAQNDDAPSKGAGKKQKNETDKENTEVKLKELLSGLSSLALSEAEAVSVLALLREKSPGALDAWHKAAARPDPAAQERERLLSTFQEEASIAKDKVKQLSQELHVEKQKTGRVEAMMREQRAAMEKELGGFQAKAQGSYQDNQTMQIKFQQVREQMESQITRLQQENSILRDAVSSATNQMESKNSAELNKLRSEYAGLMKELADNNGKLQQEEHQRKSLEVGYKQNVSQLEAQLQDAKRRWEELQNFLHSVNAERENLQASKQELHSQMLAAETEMNNKNKEIQTLHTSLTDAMVSKERLEQRVRELMEMSQHSMPDDSLQERVQELMNENKVFQVQNENLQAQNENLLAQMSSQATHFSHIEELQKLLSEKELQRKSLEDSLNAERSSMAGRETDMQAMHNDNMSMKAEVHNLQAQISDQTASQQVLDQFQNSVREKEENMKTVEDLLEKGLIEVANKEEELKAVREENEALKQEIESLKGHSAEQASSESIVEELQSKVQEKDVKLKSMEESLQAAQDCISTRDKNVESVEKQLAALQAEMEQLRQKEIPDELTNSAAHLQELQAHLVAKDQQIQMMQAELEARTKDMSEKMQQQLQTALPNPELLAALSEKEKQVADLQGEAAELRDSLDLHRKKNNENETTLAAFQAECRDVLHRLLPHVPLPTEQNHEEWLHKFEMTVAENPAAKSTPASGDSEGMGEKLKEAEESQRILQKDCETYKKVLAETEGILQRLQNSVEQEESRWKLKLDAAQGEAGEMNQKVTALEREIERLTDGADMENLRREKQHLESELERAERESATYVTEVRELKDLLTELQTRLDGSNTEAFRQNEELNLLKTQLTETLSKLEVEETERQKVAGDLYMAQQSLDLIQGELSNVTDNADGLIENSSPSSQREAIDRKEKMTAGLNQTVRDLQQLLQGVSQKLAKGQEGVADKDLPKV; encoded by the exons aTGGCGCTGGATATCTATGACTCGCAGTACCTGCTCATCCTGGCCCCTTCTCTGGTCATCGCCCTCATGTTCCTGTTCTTCTGGCTCTTCATGAAGGAAACCTCCTACGATGAGGTGCTGGCCAGGCAGAAACGTGACCTCAAGCTGCCACCATCCAGGCCAGACACGCGTaagaagaatgaaaagaagaagagcaagaagAAGGAAAGTACCAGCGGCGGAGGCAGTGGAGGTGGCGGAGGAGAGTCTGAAGAGGACCTGCGAGACTTTGATATTGCTGATGGTGCCAACAGTTCCACTctagagggagaggaggaaactgaaCCTGTGGCTGCACCAGATCCTTCTCCACCAACTCCTACTCCTTATGTGGCTGCTCCGGTGGCAACTGAGGCTCCTGCCGgtctgagggagagaaagaagaaggagaaaaaggctgccagggctgctgctgctgctgccgccgcggCTGCCGCTGCAGCTACAGCTCCATCCGTTGAGGAGCCAGAAGTGAACGGATCCAAGCCGGTCAGCCGCAAGGCAGAGACACCTCTGGCTGCGAGCAAACAGTCCAGCCCACCCTCTCCCCAGCTtgaggtccaggtccaggtccaggtccaatCTGCTCCTGTGCAGGCTCAGACACCTCCTCAGATCTCtgggaagaaggagaggaggaagaagcaaaaAACAGAGCATG TGGATGAGCAGCAGCCAGAGGTTAAAGCAGAGCAGGCTCCAGCACCAGTCAAGAAGGAAGCTCCCATTGTGGCTGAAACCAAGGTTCCGGACGGTGCAACCCCAACTGTTACTGctgggaagaagaagaactctgCCAAGAAGCAAAAAGCCGAGCATG TAGATGATGCCCACGTTCTGGTTGACTCAGCGGCGTCTGCCAACCACCAGGCTGCTCAAAATGACGATGCACCATCCAAAGGGGCtggaaagaaacagaagaatGAGACTGACAAAG agaacacagaggtgaaactgaaggagctgctgtctGGTCTGTCCAGTCTGGCTCTGTCGGAGGCCGAGGCCGTCAGTGTGCTGGCCCTCCTCAGGGAAAAGAGTCCCGGTGCTTTGGATGCCTGGCACAAA GCTGCAGCCAGGCCTGACCCAGCTGCCcaggagagagagcgactcCTATCAACCTTCCAGGAGGAGGCTTCCATTGCCAAGGACAAAGTGAAACAACTCAGCCAG GAGCTTCACGTGGAGAAGCAAAAGACAGGAAGGGTGGAGGCCATGATGAGAGAGCAACGTGCAGCCATGGAGAAAGAACTGGGTGGATTCCAGGCCAAGGCGCAGGGCAGCTACCAGGACAACCAGACCATGCAGATAAAG TTCCAACAGGTGAGGGAGCAGATGGAAAGCCAGATCACTCgcctgcagcaggagaacagcATCCTGAGGGACGCGGTCAGCTCGGCCACCAACCAGATGGAGAGCAA GAATTCAGCAGAGCTGAACAAGCTGCGTTCTGAGTACGCCGGTCTGATGAAAGAGCTGGCAGACAACAACGgcaagctgcagcaggaggagcaccAGAGGAAGTCACTGGAGGTCGGCTACAAGCAGAACGTGTCCCAGCTGGAG GCCCAACTGCAGGATGCCAAGAGACGCTGGGAAGAACTGCAGAACTTCCTCCACAGTGTCAATGCTGAGAGAGAGAACCTTCAGGCCTCTAAACAAG aGCTCCACAGCCAGATGCTGGCAGCCGAGACAGAGATGAACAACAAGAACAAGGAGATCCAGACTCTACACACCAGCCTGACGGACGCCATGGTCTCGAAGGAGCGGCTTGAGCAGAGAGTGAGGGAGCTTATGGAGATGTCCCAGCACAGTATGCCTGACGACTCACTGCAGGAACGTGTTCAG GAGCTTATGAATGAAAACAAGGTATTCCAGGTCCAGAATGAGAATCTGCAAGCCCAGAATGAGAATCTGCTAGCCCAGATGTCTTCACAG GCTACTCATTTCTCTCACATCGAGGAGCTACAGAAGCT ATTATCTGAAAAGGAGTTGCAGAGGAAGAGTCTGGAGGATTCTCTAAATGCTGAGAGGAGCAGTATGGCCGGTAGAGAAACTGACATGCAG GCCATGCACAATGACAACATGTCCATGAAGGCAGAGGTTCATAATCTGCAGGCACAGATTTCTGATCAG ACTGCGTCCCAGCAGGTGTTGGACCAGTTCCagaacag TGTccgggaaaaagaggagaacatGAAAACTGTAGAGGACCTGCTGGAGAAGGGACTGATTGAAGTGGCCAACAAGGAAGAAGAGCTCAAG GCTGTAAGAGAAGAGAATGAGGCCCTTAAACAAGAAATCGAGAGTCTTAAGGGACATTCGGCAGAGCAG GCCTCATCAGAGTCGATAGTGGAGGAGCTCCAGAGCAA GGTCCAAGAGAAAGACGTGAAGCTAAAATCAATGGAGGAGAGTTTACAGGCAGCACAAGACTGCATTTCTACAAGAGACAAGAACGTTGAG tctgtggaGAAGCAGTTGGCTGCCCTGCAGGCAGAAATGGAGCAGCTGAGACAGAAGGAGATCCCAGATGAGCTGACGAACTCGGCTGCTCACCTCCAAGAACTCCAGGCTCA CCTCGTGGCGAAGGACCAGCAGATCCAGATGATGCAAGCTGAGCTTGAGGCACGGACTAAAGACATGAGTGAGAAGATGCAGCAG CAGTTGCAAACAGCACTGCCAAACCCAGAGCTTCTTGCAGC GTTGtcagagaaggagaagcaggTGGCAGATCTGCAGGGTGAGGCGGCGGAGCTGAGGGACTCGCTGGACCTGCATAGGAAGAAGAACAAC GAGAACGAGACAACGCTGGCAGCATTTCAGGCCGAGTGTCGAGATGTTCTGCACAGACTTCTGCCCCATGTGCCTCTGCCCACTGAACAG AACCACGAGGAGTGGCTTCACAAATTTGAGATGACAGTAGCTGAAAACCCAGCTGCAAAGTCCACCCCTGCATCAGGGGACTCTGAG GGCATGGGTGAGAAGCTGAAAGAAGCTGAAGAATCCCAAAGAATCCTACAGAAAGACTGTGAGACGTACAAGAAGGTGTTGGCCGAGACG GAGGGTATCCTGCAACGCCTCCAGAACAgcgtggagcaggaggagtctCGCTGGAAGTTGAAGCTGGATGCGGCGCAGGGCGAAGCCGGAGAG ATGAACCAGAAAGTCACAGCTCTGGAGCGGGAGATTGAGAGACTAACGGATGGAGCAGATATGGAAAAT CTgagaagagaaaagcagcaTTTGGAGTCCGAGCTGGAGAGGGCAGAGCGTGAGAGCGCCACCTATgtgacagaggtcagagag CTCAAAGATCTGTTGACTGAATTGCAGACCAGACTTGATGGTTCAAATACAGAGGCTTTCAGACAGAATGAGGAGCTGAATTTG CTGAAAACCCAGCTCACTGAGACTCTGTCCAAACTGGAGGTGGAAGAGACCGAGAGGCAAAAGGTGGCTGGTGATTTGTATATG GCCCAGCAGTCTCTTGATCTGATTCAGGGGGAGCTCTCAAATGTGACGGACAATGCTGATGGCCTGATAGAGAATAGCAGTCCCTCATCACAGAGG GAGGCGATCGACAGAAAGGAGAAAATGACTGCAGGTCTGAACCAGACAGTCCGAGACCTACAGCAGTTGCTACAAGGTGTCAGCCAGAAACTCGCCAAGGGACAGGAAGGG GTGGCTGACAAAGATCTGCCCAAGGTATAG
- the ktn1 gene encoding kinectin isoform X3, translating to MALDIYDSQYLLILAPSLVIALMFLFFWLFMKETSYDEVLARQKRDLKLPPSRPDTRKKNEKKKSKKKESTSGGGSGGGGGESEEDLRDFDIADGANSSTLEGEEETEPVAAPDPSPPTPTPYVAAPVATEAPAGLRERKKKEKKAARAAAAAAAAAAAAATAPSVEEPEVNGSKPVSRKAETPLAASKQSSPPSPQLEVQVQVQVQSAPVQAQTPPQISGKKERRKKQKTEHVDEQQPEVKAEQAPAPVKKEAPIVAETKVPDGATPTVTAGKKKNSAKKQKAEHVDDAHVLVDSAASANHQAAQNDDAPSKGAGKKQKNETDKENTEVKLKELLSGLSSLALSEAEAVSVLALLREKSPGALDAWHKAAARPDPAAQERERLLSTFQEEASIAKDKVKQLSQELHVEKQKTGRVEAMMREQRAAMEKELGGFQAKAQGSYQDNQTMQIKFQQVREQMESQITRLQQENSILRDAVSSATNQMESKNSAELNKLRSEYAGLMKELADNNGKLQQEEHQRKSLEVGYKQNVSQLEAQLQDAKRRWEELQNFLHSVNAERENLQASKQELHSQMLAAETEMNNKNKEIQTLHTSLTDAMVSKERLEQRVRELMEMSQHSMPDDSLQERVQELMNENKVFQVQNENLQAQNENLLAQMSSQATHFSHIEELQKLLSEKELQRKSLEDSLNAERSSMAGRETDMQAMHNDNMSMKAEVHNLQAQISDQTASQQVLDQFQNSVREKEENMKTVEDLLEKGLIEVANKEEELKAVREENEALKQEIESLKGHSAEQASSESIVEELQSKVQEKDVKLKSMEESLQAAQDCISTRDKNVESVEKQLAALQAEMEQLRQKEIPDELTNSAAHLQELQAHLVAKDQQIQMMQAELEARTKDMSEKMQQQLQTALPNPELLAALSEKEKQVADLQGEAAELRDSLDLHRKKNNELREKNWSAMEALSATESMLQGKLSKAVKENETTLAAFQAECRDVLHRLLPHVPLPTEQNHEEWLHKFEMTVAENPAAKSTPASGDSEGMGEKLKEAEESQRILQKDCETYKKVLAETEGILQRLQNSVEQEESRWKLKLDAAQGEAGEMNQKVTALEREIERLTDGADMENLRREKQHLESELERAERESATYVTEVRELKTQLTETLSKLEVEETERQKVAGDLYMAQQSLDLIQGELSNVTDNADGLIENSSPSSQREAIDRKEKMTAGLNQTVRDLQQLLQGVSQKLAKGQEGVADKDLPKV from the exons aTGGCGCTGGATATCTATGACTCGCAGTACCTGCTCATCCTGGCCCCTTCTCTGGTCATCGCCCTCATGTTCCTGTTCTTCTGGCTCTTCATGAAGGAAACCTCCTACGATGAGGTGCTGGCCAGGCAGAAACGTGACCTCAAGCTGCCACCATCCAGGCCAGACACGCGTaagaagaatgaaaagaagaagagcaagaagAAGGAAAGTACCAGCGGCGGAGGCAGTGGAGGTGGCGGAGGAGAGTCTGAAGAGGACCTGCGAGACTTTGATATTGCTGATGGTGCCAACAGTTCCACTctagagggagaggaggaaactgaaCCTGTGGCTGCACCAGATCCTTCTCCACCAACTCCTACTCCTTATGTGGCTGCTCCGGTGGCAACTGAGGCTCCTGCCGgtctgagggagagaaagaagaaggagaaaaaggctgccagggctgctgctgctgctgccgccgcggCTGCCGCTGCAGCTACAGCTCCATCCGTTGAGGAGCCAGAAGTGAACGGATCCAAGCCGGTCAGCCGCAAGGCAGAGACACCTCTGGCTGCGAGCAAACAGTCCAGCCCACCCTCTCCCCAGCTtgaggtccaggtccaggtccaggtccaatCTGCTCCTGTGCAGGCTCAGACACCTCCTCAGATCTCtgggaagaaggagaggaggaagaagcaaaaAACAGAGCATG TGGATGAGCAGCAGCCAGAGGTTAAAGCAGAGCAGGCTCCAGCACCAGTCAAGAAGGAAGCTCCCATTGTGGCTGAAACCAAGGTTCCGGACGGTGCAACCCCAACTGTTACTGctgggaagaagaagaactctgCCAAGAAGCAAAAAGCCGAGCATG TAGATGATGCCCACGTTCTGGTTGACTCAGCGGCGTCTGCCAACCACCAGGCTGCTCAAAATGACGATGCACCATCCAAAGGGGCtggaaagaaacagaagaatGAGACTGACAAAG agaacacagaggtgaaactgaaggagctgctgtctGGTCTGTCCAGTCTGGCTCTGTCGGAGGCCGAGGCCGTCAGTGTGCTGGCCCTCCTCAGGGAAAAGAGTCCCGGTGCTTTGGATGCCTGGCACAAA GCTGCAGCCAGGCCTGACCCAGCTGCCcaggagagagagcgactcCTATCAACCTTCCAGGAGGAGGCTTCCATTGCCAAGGACAAAGTGAAACAACTCAGCCAG GAGCTTCACGTGGAGAAGCAAAAGACAGGAAGGGTGGAGGCCATGATGAGAGAGCAACGTGCAGCCATGGAGAAAGAACTGGGTGGATTCCAGGCCAAGGCGCAGGGCAGCTACCAGGACAACCAGACCATGCAGATAAAG TTCCAACAGGTGAGGGAGCAGATGGAAAGCCAGATCACTCgcctgcagcaggagaacagcATCCTGAGGGACGCGGTCAGCTCGGCCACCAACCAGATGGAGAGCAA GAATTCAGCAGAGCTGAACAAGCTGCGTTCTGAGTACGCCGGTCTGATGAAAGAGCTGGCAGACAACAACGgcaagctgcagcaggaggagcaccAGAGGAAGTCACTGGAGGTCGGCTACAAGCAGAACGTGTCCCAGCTGGAG GCCCAACTGCAGGATGCCAAGAGACGCTGGGAAGAACTGCAGAACTTCCTCCACAGTGTCAATGCTGAGAGAGAGAACCTTCAGGCCTCTAAACAAG aGCTCCACAGCCAGATGCTGGCAGCCGAGACAGAGATGAACAACAAGAACAAGGAGATCCAGACTCTACACACCAGCCTGACGGACGCCATGGTCTCGAAGGAGCGGCTTGAGCAGAGAGTGAGGGAGCTTATGGAGATGTCCCAGCACAGTATGCCTGACGACTCACTGCAGGAACGTGTTCAG GAGCTTATGAATGAAAACAAGGTATTCCAGGTCCAGAATGAGAATCTGCAAGCCCAGAATGAGAATCTGCTAGCCCAGATGTCTTCACAG GCTACTCATTTCTCTCACATCGAGGAGCTACAGAAGCT ATTATCTGAAAAGGAGTTGCAGAGGAAGAGTCTGGAGGATTCTCTAAATGCTGAGAGGAGCAGTATGGCCGGTAGAGAAACTGACATGCAG GCCATGCACAATGACAACATGTCCATGAAGGCAGAGGTTCATAATCTGCAGGCACAGATTTCTGATCAG ACTGCGTCCCAGCAGGTGTTGGACCAGTTCCagaacag TGTccgggaaaaagaggagaacatGAAAACTGTAGAGGACCTGCTGGAGAAGGGACTGATTGAAGTGGCCAACAAGGAAGAAGAGCTCAAG GCTGTAAGAGAAGAGAATGAGGCCCTTAAACAAGAAATCGAGAGTCTTAAGGGACATTCGGCAGAGCAG GCCTCATCAGAGTCGATAGTGGAGGAGCTCCAGAGCAA GGTCCAAGAGAAAGACGTGAAGCTAAAATCAATGGAGGAGAGTTTACAGGCAGCACAAGACTGCATTTCTACAAGAGACAAGAACGTTGAG tctgtggaGAAGCAGTTGGCTGCCCTGCAGGCAGAAATGGAGCAGCTGAGACAGAAGGAGATCCCAGATGAGCTGACGAACTCGGCTGCTCACCTCCAAGAACTCCAGGCTCA CCTCGTGGCGAAGGACCAGCAGATCCAGATGATGCAAGCTGAGCTTGAGGCACGGACTAAAGACATGAGTGAGAAGATGCAGCAG CAGTTGCAAACAGCACTGCCAAACCCAGAGCTTCTTGCAGC GTTGtcagagaaggagaagcaggTGGCAGATCTGCAGGGTGAGGCGGCGGAGCTGAGGGACTCGCTGGACCTGCATAGGAAGAAGAACAAC GAGCTACGGGAGAAAAACTGGAGTGCAATGGAAGCTCTGTCTGCCACCGAGTCCATGCTTCAAGGAAAACTCAGCAAAGCTGTCAAG GAGAACGAGACAACGCTGGCAGCATTTCAGGCCGAGTGTCGAGATGTTCTGCACAGACTTCTGCCCCATGTGCCTCTGCCCACTGAACAG AACCACGAGGAGTGGCTTCACAAATTTGAGATGACAGTAGCTGAAAACCCAGCTGCAAAGTCCACCCCTGCATCAGGGGACTCTGAG GGCATGGGTGAGAAGCTGAAAGAAGCTGAAGAATCCCAAAGAATCCTACAGAAAGACTGTGAGACGTACAAGAAGGTGTTGGCCGAGACG GAGGGTATCCTGCAACGCCTCCAGAACAgcgtggagcaggaggagtctCGCTGGAAGTTGAAGCTGGATGCGGCGCAGGGCGAAGCCGGAGAG ATGAACCAGAAAGTCACAGCTCTGGAGCGGGAGATTGAGAGACTAACGGATGGAGCAGATATGGAAAAT CTgagaagagaaaagcagcaTTTGGAGTCCGAGCTGGAGAGGGCAGAGCGTGAGAGCGCCACCTATgtgacagaggtcagagag CTGAAAACCCAGCTCACTGAGACTCTGTCCAAACTGGAGGTGGAAGAGACCGAGAGGCAAAAGGTGGCTGGTGATTTGTATATG GCCCAGCAGTCTCTTGATCTGATTCAGGGGGAGCTCTCAAATGTGACGGACAATGCTGATGGCCTGATAGAGAATAGCAGTCCCTCATCACAGAGG GAGGCGATCGACAGAAAGGAGAAAATGACTGCAGGTCTGAACCAGACAGTCCGAGACCTACAGCAGTTGCTACAAGGTGTCAGCCAGAAACTCGCCAAGGGACAGGAAGGG GTGGCTGACAAAGATCTGCCCAAGGTATAG